Proteins co-encoded in one Flavobacterium fluviale genomic window:
- a CDS encoding BtrH N-terminal domain-containing protein codes for MELSFTHHQSAHCENGVASNLLKNSGLNISEPMVFGIGSGLFFVYLPFIKVNYAPAISYRTLPGQIFNKVANRLNLKIKRQKFSSVSNANKALDENLKNNIPTGLQVGVYNLSYFPDEYRFHFNAHNLVVYGKTETDYLVSDPVMETVTTLTHEELDKVRFAKGAFAPRGQMYYPIQVPANVDLKSAIIKGIKNTCRDMLAPMPIVGVRGIKFVSKQIRKWPIKHGTKKANHYLAQMVRMQEEIGTGGGGFRFIYAAFLQEASVILNNEELKDLSKEMTKIGDSWRDFAVEASRIYKNRSAKEDAYNTIADELLDIANREEIFFKKLKKAIS; via the coding sequence ATGGAATTATCTTTCACACATCATCAGTCTGCTCATTGTGAAAATGGAGTAGCGTCAAATCTGCTAAAAAACAGCGGATTAAACATCAGCGAACCGATGGTTTTTGGTATTGGCTCTGGACTTTTCTTTGTATATCTGCCTTTTATAAAAGTAAATTATGCTCCGGCGATTAGTTACAGAACTCTGCCAGGACAAATTTTCAATAAAGTTGCCAATCGTTTAAATTTAAAAATAAAAAGACAAAAATTTTCTTCAGTTTCAAATGCCAATAAAGCTTTAGATGAAAATTTAAAAAATAATATCCCAACCGGATTACAAGTCGGCGTTTATAATTTAAGTTATTTTCCTGACGAATATCGTTTTCATTTCAACGCACACAACTTAGTCGTTTACGGAAAAACCGAAACCGATTATTTAGTGAGCGATCCTGTTATGGAAACCGTAACCACTTTAACGCACGAAGAGTTAGACAAAGTTCGTTTTGCAAAAGGAGCTTTTGCACCACGAGGCCAAATGTATTATCCTATTCAGGTTCCAGCCAACGTGGATTTGAAAAGTGCCATCATTAAAGGAATCAAAAATACCTGTCGCGATATGCTGGCGCCAATGCCAATTGTTGGTGTTCGAGGCATCAAATTTGTTTCAAAGCAAATTAGAAAATGGCCCATAAAACACGGCACCAAAAAAGCCAATCATTATCTGGCACAAATGGTTCGTATGCAGGAAGAAATTGGAACAGGAGGTGGAGGTTTCCGTTTTATTTATGCTGCATTTTTACAGGAAGCTTCGGTTATTTTAAATAATGAAGAACTAAAAGATCTTTCTAAAGAAATGACAAAAATTGGCGATTCATGGCGTGACTTTGCTGTTGAAGCTTCAAGAATTTACAAAAACAGAAGTGCCAAAGAAGACGCTTACAACACTATTGCCGATGAACTTTTGGACATTGCCAATAGGGAAGAAATCTTTTTTAAAAAATTAAAAAAAGCCATCAGTTAA
- a CDS encoding ABC transporter ATP-binding protein: MQPIIKIESLSKKYKDADQYSLNNVSLDINEGEIFGLLGPNGAGKTTLISMLCGLVKPTSGHFTIDDLSYSNHSSKIKKIIGVVPQEYALYPTLTARENLHYFGSMYGLKGSDLKDKVIETLDLLGLLKFADKRVETFSGGMKRRVNLIAGILHKPKVLFLDEPTVGVDVQSKNAIIDYLKVLNENGTTIIYTSHHLAEAEDFCTNIAILDRGRIYAKGTPSTLINSVEEARNLEDVFISLTGKDLRDDI; the protein is encoded by the coding sequence TTGCAGCCTATAATTAAAATAGAATCCCTTTCGAAAAAGTACAAAGATGCCGACCAGTATTCTTTGAACAATGTTTCGCTAGATATAAATGAAGGAGAAATTTTTGGCCTTCTGGGCCCAAACGGCGCCGGAAAAACTACTTTAATTTCCATGCTCTGCGGATTGGTTAAACCAACTTCGGGACATTTTACAATTGACGATTTAAGTTACTCCAATCATTCATCAAAAATTAAAAAAATCATAGGTGTTGTTCCTCAGGAATATGCCTTATACCCTACTCTTACAGCCCGCGAAAACCTCCATTATTTTGGAAGTATGTACGGCTTAAAAGGTTCTGATTTAAAAGATAAAGTAATCGAAACTTTAGACCTTTTGGGTTTATTAAAATTTGCCGATAAACGAGTGGAAACCTTTTCGGGCGGAATGAAACGCCGTGTCAATTTAATTGCGGGAATTTTGCACAAACCGAAAGTTTTATTTTTAGATGAACCAACCGTTGGTGTTGATGTTCAGTCTAAAAATGCCATTATAGATTATCTAAAAGTGTTGAACGAAAACGGAACCACTATTATTTATACTTCGCATCATTTGGCTGAAGCCGAAGATTTCTGCACGAATATTGCCATTTTAGACCGAGGCCGGATTTACGCCAAAGGAACTCCTTCAACTTTAATCAATTCTGTTGAAGAAGCTAGAAATCTCGAAGACGTTTTTATTTCATTAACCGGTAAAGACCTGAGAGATGATATATAA
- a CDS encoding polysaccharide deacetylase family protein, whose amino-acid sequence MAINIWCFCAVILIWLGINAVGSARISSNYHVKAYCSNPSEREKKIALTFDDGPSEFTLEVLALLKKHNAKATFFCIGKNIEKHPEIVKQIIDEGHLVGNHSYSHSKFFDFYNAKQIREEIQKTDALLEKYTSKKINFFRPPYGVTTPSIRRALNVTGHKTIGWSIRSLDGGTKNQDLIFNRLIKYISPGGIVLLHDTGKHSVLVLEQFLQFLQQNNYEVISIEELLNLKAYGN is encoded by the coding sequence ATGGCAATAAATATATGGTGTTTTTGTGCTGTAATTTTAATTTGGCTGGGAATAAATGCCGTTGGTTCTGCGAGAATTTCATCCAATTATCATGTAAAAGCCTACTGCAGCAATCCATCAGAAAGAGAAAAAAAAATTGCTTTAACTTTTGATGACGGCCCAAGTGAATTTACTTTAGAAGTTTTAGCACTTCTGAAAAAACACAATGCCAAAGCTACCTTTTTCTGCATTGGAAAAAATATCGAAAAACATCCTGAAATCGTAAAACAAATTATTGACGAAGGTCATTTGGTTGGGAACCATTCCTACAGCCATTCAAAGTTTTTTGATTTTTATAATGCCAAACAAATCCGAGAAGAAATTCAGAAAACAGATGCACTCTTGGAAAAATATACTTCCAAAAAAATAAACTTCTTTCGTCCACCTTATGGAGTTACAACTCCTTCGATAAGAAGAGCTTTAAATGTAACCGGACATAAAACAATCGGATGGAGTATTCGTTCGCTTGACGGAGGAACAAAAAATCAGGACTTAATTTTCAATCGGCTAATTAAGTATATTTCTCCCGGCGGAATCGTACTTTTGCACGATACAGGAAAACATTCTGTTTTGGTACTGGAACAGTTTTTGCAATTTTTACAGCAGAATAATTATGAAGTGATTTCGATTGAAGAGCTTTTGAATCTTAAAGCTTATGGAAATTGA
- a CDS encoding ABC transporter permease, with translation MIYKIWMSIVKEFLLLKRDLGGLIILFIMPLVLVITVTLIQDSTFKTVSDSKIPILLVDNDKGSVSKTVFENLEKSNLFSVVTQIDNKTITEDVARENVYKGKFQLAIVIPENLSSDLQAKVDQNVEKIVSSLGMTDSTSASEPQRIIKEKEVKLYFDPAVQMSFKNAVMSSIDKMISQIETKSIYTTFQNQLGEGTTDFEQKSFISFKEIIPKINNKEVRPNSVQHNVPAWTLFAIFFIVIPLSINIVKEKSQGTFIRLRTNPVSNLVVIIGKTITYSIICMIQFYMMVAVAVFLFPSIGLPSLNIEGHLALMSVVALFSGFAAIGFGILLGTVASTQEQSAPFGATSVIILAAIGGIWVPVFAMPKIMQIIAKSSPMNWGLDAFYDVLLRNVSFLEIIPKISLLFLFFILTTAIALFYDKKKRTV, from the coding sequence ATGATATATAAAATTTGGATGTCTATCGTAAAAGAATTTTTACTGCTTAAACGCGATTTAGGCGGTTTGATTATTTTGTTCATAATGCCTTTGGTTTTGGTAATTACCGTTACATTGATTCAGGACAGTACTTTTAAAACCGTAAGCGATTCTAAAATTCCGATTTTATTGGTTGATAATGACAAAGGTTCGGTTTCTAAAACCGTTTTTGAAAATCTTGAAAAAAGTAATTTGTTCAGCGTAGTTACACAAATCGACAACAAAACGATTACGGAAGATGTTGCCCGAGAAAATGTTTACAAAGGAAAATTTCAATTGGCAATCGTAATTCCAGAAAATTTAAGTTCTGATTTACAAGCGAAAGTTGATCAAAATGTCGAAAAAATTGTGAGCAGTTTAGGCATGACGGATAGTACGTCAGCCAGCGAACCTCAACGAATCATAAAAGAAAAAGAAGTAAAACTGTATTTCGATCCGGCGGTTCAAATGAGTTTTAAAAATGCGGTCATGAGTTCAATCGACAAAATGATTTCGCAAATCGAAACTAAATCGATTTATACCACTTTTCAAAATCAACTGGGAGAAGGAACTACTGATTTTGAACAAAAAAGTTTCATTTCATTTAAAGAGATTATTCCGAAAATAAACAACAAAGAAGTTCGCCCGAATTCGGTGCAGCATAACGTTCCCGCATGGACACTTTTTGCGATATTTTTTATCGTGATTCCGTTATCGATCAATATTGTAAAAGAAAAATCACAGGGAACTTTTATTCGATTAAGAACCAATCCCGTTTCTAACTTAGTAGTGATTATTGGTAAAACCATTACCTACTCGATTATTTGTATGATTCAGTTTTATATGATGGTTGCCGTTGCAGTATTTTTATTTCCATCTATCGGACTTCCGTCTTTAAATATTGAAGGACATTTAGCCTTGATGAGCGTTGTCGCTTTATTTTCAGGATTCGCCGCAATTGGTTTCGGAATTTTATTAGGAACCGTTGCGAGTACGCAGGAACAATCGGCTCCGTTTGGTGCCACGAGCGTAATTATTCTGGCGGCAATTGGCGGTATTTGGGTTCCCGTTTTTGCCATGCCGAAAATCATGCAGATCATTGCCAAATCCTCTCCAATGAACTGGGGATTAGACGCTTTTTATGACGTTTTACTACGTAACGTTTCTTTCCTCGAAATCATCCCAAAAATAAGTTTATTATTTTTGTTTTTCATTCTCACAACAGCCATCGCATTATTTTATGACAAAAAGAAAAGAACAGTATAA
- a CDS encoding beta-ketoacyl synthase N-terminal-like domain-containing protein has translation MKKTYINGVGCISTQKTFDTVFLEEAIVNHDENVLAIVPPAYKEYISPAASRRMAKGVKNGIVASALAMKDANVEKVDAIITGTGLGCIEDSEKFLKSILDNKEEFLTPTSFIQSTHNTVGAQIALLQQCKGYNFTYVNGAVSFESALLDAKMQIEEDEANSILVGGVDENGEYTTALFKLNGRIKADNTAPYDVLTSTTSGAVYGEGASFFVLENERKENTYAELLDIAIVNTLAENEIEAEITSFLKSNNLEISDVDALVLGFDGNAAFENYYRNLAENDFAQTPVLYYKHLSGEYDTASAFAFWMAAKILKTQEIPEIAKVNSVSKPAYKTILLYNQLNGKNHSFTLLSK, from the coding sequence ATGAAAAAAACATATATAAATGGAGTAGGCTGTATTTCGACTCAAAAAACATTTGATACTGTTTTTTTAGAAGAAGCCATTGTCAATCATGATGAAAATGTACTGGCAATTGTTCCGCCGGCTTATAAAGAATACATTTCGCCTGCTGCAAGCCGACGCATGGCAAAAGGAGTAAAAAACGGAATCGTAGCTTCGGCTTTGGCCATGAAAGATGCGAATGTCGAAAAAGTAGATGCCATTATTACCGGAACCGGTTTAGGATGCATTGAAGATTCTGAAAAATTCCTGAAAAGCATTCTCGACAATAAAGAAGAATTTTTAACGCCAACTTCTTTTATTCAATCGACGCACAATACGGTTGGCGCACAGATTGCTCTTTTACAGCAATGTAAAGGTTATAATTTTACGTATGTAAATGGAGCAGTTTCTTTTGAATCGGCTCTTTTGGATGCTAAAATGCAGATTGAAGAAGACGAAGCCAATTCAATTTTAGTGGGCGGTGTCGATGAAAATGGTGAATATACAACCGCTCTTTTCAAATTAAACGGCCGTATTAAAGCAGACAATACAGCTCCTTATGATGTTTTAACTTCAACTACAAGCGGTGCAGTTTATGGAGAAGGCGCTAGTTTTTTTGTGTTGGAAAACGAAAGAAAAGAAAACACATACGCTGAACTTCTAGATATTGCGATCGTAAATACGCTGGCAGAAAATGAAATTGAAGCTGAAATTACATCTTTCTTAAAGTCAAATAATCTGGAAATTTCAGATGTTGATGCTTTGGTTTTAGGTTTTGATGGAAACGCAGCTTTCGAAAATTACTACAGAAATCTGGCTGAAAATGATTTTGCACAAACGCCTGTTTTGTATTACAAACATTTGAGCGGCGAATATGATACTGCATCTGCTTTTGCTTTCTGGATGGCGGCTAAAATTTTAAAAACGCAGGAAATTCCTGAAATTGCAAAAGTAAATTCGGTTTCAAAACCAGCTTATAAAACCATTTTATTGTACAATCAATTAAACGGAAAAAATCATAGTTTTACGTTACTTTCAAAATGA
- a CDS encoding porin family protein, which produces MTKKVFLFIAVFFSVLSTEAQVSVKPGLRAGFNLSTISEMHANYKTDFYAGGFAEINITKHYALQPEINYSRQGSNDVERKYFDENTQTNKTEYLDLEINYLSLSVVNKFTLAQGIQFQAGPTLDILLNDNLAVRKAQNDLGLVLGVAYAMPSGLTFEARFKKGLLDVLSSDYYQNDSNNYYLFGDYNTNINFQLGVSYSFGK; this is translated from the coding sequence ATGACTAAAAAAGTATTCCTTTTTATTGCTGTTTTTTTTTCAGTCTTAAGCACAGAAGCCCAAGTAAGTGTTAAGCCGGGTTTAAGAGCGGGATTTAATCTTTCGACAATTTCTGAAATGCATGCCAATTATAAAACTGATTTTTATGCCGGCGGTTTTGCAGAGATTAATATAACGAAACATTATGCGCTGCAGCCCGAGATCAATTACAGCAGACAAGGTTCTAATGATGTTGAACGAAAATATTTTGATGAAAATACGCAGACCAACAAAACTGAATATTTAGATCTGGAAATAAATTATTTATCGCTTTCTGTAGTGAATAAATTTACTTTAGCGCAAGGGATACAATTTCAGGCGGGACCAACTTTAGATATTTTGCTGAATGATAATCTCGCGGTTAGAAAAGCGCAAAATGATCTAGGTTTAGTTTTAGGTGTTGCTTATGCGATGCCGTCTGGTTTAACATTTGAAGCACGATTTAAAAAAGGTCTTTTAGATGTTTTAAGCAGTGATTATTATCAAAATGACTCCAATAATTATTATTTATTTGGGGATTATAACACAAATATTAATTTTCAATTAGGAGTTTCCTATTCGTTTGGAAAATAG
- a CDS encoding beta-ketoacyl synthase N-terminal-like domain-containing protein, which produces MLREIYITETNCITPLGFDVESNTEAILRGDSGIQLHNDISLMPNSFYASIISDEKINSAFSKISTETQYSRLEKMMILALEPIIKNAGVELNSKTAFILSTTKGNVTALKNNSEESFNNAHLDVLAKNIADFFQFQTQPIVVSNACVSGILAVSVAKRMIQSELYDNVFVVAGDEVSEFVLSGFNAFQAMSDLPCKPYSKNRTGVSLGEATAAVLVSAEAKNAKIKVIGDSSINDANHISGPSRTGEGLFRSIQNALKEAQIEANKLDYISAHGTATPFNDEMEAIAFSRLGLQDVPVNSLKGFYGHTLGGSGLLETVIAIESANQNTLFESKGFDEIGVSESINVIEKNEEASIEYFLKTASGFGGCNTAVVFEKIKKLIIK; this is translated from the coding sequence ATGTTAAGAGAAATATACATCACAGAAACAAATTGTATCACGCCTTTAGGTTTTGATGTTGAGTCCAATACTGAAGCGATTCTTCGCGGTGATTCTGGTATCCAGCTTCACAATGACATTTCTTTGATGCCAAATTCGTTTTATGCTTCTATCATTTCTGATGAAAAAATAAACAGTGCTTTTTCAAAAATCAGTACTGAAACCCAATATTCCCGTTTAGAGAAAATGATGATTTTGGCTTTAGAGCCGATTATCAAAAATGCTGGAGTTGAATTAAATTCAAAAACGGCTTTTATTCTTTCTACTACAAAAGGAAATGTTACGGCTCTAAAAAACAATTCTGAGGAAAGTTTTAATAACGCACATTTAGATGTTTTAGCAAAAAACATTGCCGATTTCTTCCAATTTCAAACACAGCCAATTGTAGTTTCAAATGCCTGCGTTTCTGGAATTTTGGCCGTTTCTGTTGCCAAAAGAATGATTCAGTCTGAACTTTATGACAATGTTTTTGTGGTTGCCGGTGACGAAGTTTCAGAATTTGTTTTGTCAGGTTTTAACGCCTTCCAGGCCATGAGCGATCTGCCTTGTAAACCGTATTCTAAAAATAGAACCGGAGTAAGTTTAGGTGAAGCAACCGCAGCAGTTTTAGTTTCGGCGGAAGCCAAAAATGCCAAAATAAAAGTAATTGGCGACAGTTCGATAAACGATGCGAATCATATTTCTGGGCCTTCAAGAACGGGCGAAGGTTTGTTCAGAAGTATTCAAAATGCTTTGAAAGAAGCTCAAATCGAAGCCAATAAATTAGATTATATTTCAGCACACGGAACCGCAACTCCATTTAACGACGAAATGGAAGCCATTGCATTCAGCCGTTTGGGTTTACAAGATGTTCCAGTAAATAGTTTAAAAGGATTTTACGGTCATACATTAGGCGGTTCGGGATTATTGGAAACGGTAATCGCGATTGAATCTGCGAATCAAAATACACTTTTTGAATCGAAAGGTTTTGATGAAATTGGTGTAAGTGAATCTATAAATGTGATTGAGAAAAATGAAGAGGCAAGTATTGAGTATTTTTTGAAGACGGCTTCTGGATTTGGAGGTTGTAATACGGCTGTGGTTTTTGAGAAAATAAAAAAATTAATAATTAAATGA
- a CDS encoding phosphopantetheine-binding protein has protein sequence MEALKEELKNKIITTLNLEDITIEDIADNDPLFGDGLGLDSIDALELIVILDKDYGIKLVDPKEGKTIFQSIETMAAYISANRTK, from the coding sequence ATGGAAGCATTAAAAGAAGAATTAAAAAATAAAATCATTACAACTCTTAATCTTGAAGATATCACAATCGAAGACATTGCTGATAACGATCCTTTGTTTGGAGACGGTTTAGGTTTAGACTCGATTGATGCACTTGAATTGATCGTGATTTTAGATAAAGATTACGGAATTAAATTAGTAGATCCGAAAGAAGGAAAAACAATTTTCCAGTCTATCGAAACTATGGCGGCTTACATTAGCGCGAACAGAACTAAATAA
- a CDS encoding outer membrane lipoprotein carrier protein LolA: protein MKTKIALLILFISGNLFAQEQKMTASEIAQFKEDVNVVSKKIKTLTTDFVQYKHLDFLSKDIETSGKMVFKEPALLQWQYKKPYNYSITFKNGKILINDEGKKSAVDIGNSKIFARINKLIVGSVSGNMFDDKEFTISYFKLKGQNLAKFIPKDATLKKYIKQIELTFDKEEATVVQVKLLESSEDYTRIVLKNKVINAKIDDSVFTN from the coding sequence ATGAAAACTAAAATAGCACTACTAATTCTATTTATTTCAGGCAATCTATTTGCTCAGGAGCAAAAAATGACGGCTTCAGAAATAGCTCAATTCAAGGAAGATGTAAATGTAGTTTCTAAAAAAATAAAGACCTTAACAACTGATTTTGTTCAATATAAACATTTGGATTTTTTATCTAAAGACATTGAAACTTCGGGAAAAATGGTTTTTAAAGAACCTGCACTTCTACAATGGCAATATAAAAAACCATACAATTACAGCATTACTTTTAAAAACGGAAAAATCCTGATTAACGACGAAGGAAAGAAAAGCGCCGTTGACATTGGCAACAGTAAAATCTTTGCCCGAATCAATAAATTAATTGTGGGAAGTGTGAGCGGTAATATGTTTGATGACAAAGAATTTACAATTTCGTATTTTAAATTGAAAGGTCAGAATCTGGCGAAATTCATTCCGAAAGATGCGACTTTGAAAAAATACATCAAACAAATTGAACTGACTTTTGACAAAGAAGAAGCAACAGTGGTTCAGGTAAAATTATTAGAATCATCTGAAGATTATACTAGAATTGTACTTAAAAATAAAGTGATCAATGCAAAAATCGACGATTCAGTTTTTACTAATTAA
- a CDS encoding porin family protein, translated as MKKITLIAIVLFIGIQSSQAQVKVNPGLRGGLNISTLTNIDDNNFKTDFYVGGLVDIKFNKYFSLQPEITYSRQGDEGREYFDNGSYRNVNYELNYITFGAVAKFNFNGGGFHLLAGPSLDVKVGDNYINTNPENYDLAFVGGVGYTLPNGLTFEARIKQGLVDIYGYNGFDYDDDYYYNDVILNQLFQIGISYTFKTK; from the coding sequence ATGAAAAAAATAACCTTAATTGCAATCGTATTGTTTATCGGAATTCAATCATCTCAAGCACAAGTAAAAGTTAATCCAGGGCTAAGAGGCGGTTTAAATATATCGACATTAACTAATATTGATGATAATAATTTTAAAACAGATTTTTATGTTGGTGGATTAGTTGATATTAAATTCAACAAATATTTTTCGCTGCAGCCAGAGATAACTTACTCAAGACAAGGTGATGAAGGAAGAGAATATTTTGACAACGGCAGTTATCGTAATGTAAATTATGAACTGAATTATATAACATTTGGAGCTGTTGCAAAGTTTAATTTTAATGGAGGAGGTTTTCACCTATTGGCAGGTCCGTCTTTAGATGTAAAAGTTGGCGATAATTATATTAACACAAATCCGGAAAATTATGATCTTGCCTTTGTAGGAGGTGTTGGTTATACGCTGCCAAACGGTTTGACTTTTGAAGCTAGAATCAAACAAGGCTTAGTTGACATTTACGGTTATAATGGTTTTGATTATGACGACGATTACTATTATAATGATGTCATTTTGAATCAGCTTTTTCAAATTGGAATCAGCTATACGTTTAAGACAAAATAA
- a CDS encoding beta-ketoacyl-[acyl-carrier-protein] synthase family protein: protein MAKGVAITGMGIISSIGNSVEENYHSLIENKIGISRIQNISTVHADVIKVGEIKKTNDDLIAELELNSDNNFSRTAMIGTLAAKQAVENAGITSINEFRTGLISATSVGGMDMTEKHYYDYFEKPELVKYIACHDGGDVADKIAEELGLKGMVSTISTACSSAANAIMLGARLIKTGKLDRVIVGGADALSKFTINGFKTLMILSDDYNKPFDNNRKGLNLGEAAAFLVLESDEIVEKQNKKVLARVSGYGNANDAFHQTASSENGDGAFLAMKKAFEVSGLKPSEIDYINVHGTATPNNDLSEGRALRRIYEEETVPDFSSTKPFTGHTLAAAAAIEAVYSVLSIQNNVVYPNLNFETQMEEFDLTPQTSLKNKNIEHVLSNSFGFGGNCSTLIFSKS from the coding sequence ATGGCAAAAGGTGTTGCAATAACGGGAATGGGAATTATTTCTTCGATCGGAAATTCGGTTGAAGAAAATTATCATTCGTTAATCGAAAATAAAATCGGGATTTCCCGTATTCAAAATATTTCGACAGTTCATGCAGATGTTATTAAAGTTGGTGAAATCAAAAAAACTAACGATGATCTCATCGCTGAACTGGAATTAAACAGCGATAATAATTTTTCAAGAACCGCTATGATTGGTACTTTGGCAGCAAAACAAGCTGTTGAAAATGCCGGCATAACCTCGATTAACGAATTTAGAACCGGACTTATTTCGGCTACAAGTGTGGGCGGAATGGACATGACAGAGAAGCATTATTACGATTATTTCGAAAAACCGGAGCTAGTAAAATATATTGCGTGTCACGACGGCGGCGATGTTGCAGATAAAATTGCCGAAGAACTGGGTTTAAAAGGAATGGTTTCAACGATCAGCACTGCTTGCTCTTCTGCTGCAAATGCTATTATGCTGGGCGCAAGATTAATCAAAACCGGAAAATTGGACCGAGTTATTGTGGGCGGAGCTGATGCTTTGTCTAAATTTACCATCAACGGATTTAAGACTTTGATGATTTTATCTGACGACTACAACAAACCTTTCGACAATAACAGAAAAGGATTAAATCTGGGAGAAGCTGCTGCTTTTTTGGTTTTAGAATCGGATGAGATTGTCGAGAAACAAAATAAAAAAGTGCTGGCAAGAGTTTCCGGTTACGGAAATGCAAACGATGCTTTTCACCAAACTGCTTCTTCTGAAAATGGAGACGGCGCTTTTCTCGCCATGAAAAAAGCGTTTGAAGTTTCGGGATTAAAACCTTCTGAAATTGATTACATCAACGTTCACGGGACAGCAACGCCAAATAACGATTTGTCTGAAGGAAGAGCTTTACGCCGAATTTACGAAGAGGAAACAGTTCCCGATTTTAGTTCTACAAAACCTTTTACGGGACATACTTTAGCGGCTGCGGCTGCGATTGAAGCGGTTTATAGTGTTTTGTCAATCCAAAATAATGTCGTTTACCCAAATTTGAATTTTGAAACGCAGATGGAAGAATTCGATTTGACGCCTCAGACTTCCTTAAAAAATAAAAATATCGAACACGTTTTATCTAACTCTTTTGGTTTTGGAGGAAATTGTTCAACTCTTATATTTTCAAAAAGCTAA
- a CDS encoding beta-ketoacyl-[acyl-carrier-protein] synthase family protein encodes MTQNKTYIQSYITIQNNEIVLNGTSVFKIEPTDFADFSKQAYRNFEMQYPKFFKMDALSKLAFLGSELLLSPITSNEEENNIALVLANKSSSLDTDVKYQESISDKENYFPSPAVFVYTLPNICLGEISIRHQLKSENSFFIFDAFNSEFLWNYSEILLNTNKADTVLCGWVEFFNDNYKAFLCTISKEENEKYTNETINTLYNK; translated from the coding sequence ATGACTCAAAACAAAACCTACATACAATCCTACATCACCATCCAAAACAACGAAATTGTTTTGAACGGAACTTCTGTATTCAAAATTGAACCGACAGATTTTGCTGATTTCTCTAAACAAGCCTATCGTAATTTTGAAATGCAATATCCTAAGTTTTTCAAAATGGATGCTTTGAGCAAACTGGCTTTTTTAGGATCAGAATTGCTTTTGAGTCCGATTACTTCAAATGAAGAGGAAAATAATATTGCTTTGGTTTTGGCGAATAAATCGTCGAGTTTAGATACAGATGTAAAATATCAGGAATCGATTTCAGACAAAGAAAACTATTTTCCGAGTCCGGCGGTTTTCGTGTATACGCTGCCAAATATATGTTTGGGCGAAATAAGTATCCGCCATCAGCTGAAAAGTGAAAATTCTTTCTTTATATTTGATGCTTTCAATTCTGAGTTTTTGTGGAACTATTCGGAGATTTTGTTAAACACAAATAAAGCGGATACCGTTCTCTGTGGCTGGGTTGAATTTTTTAACGACAATTATAAAGCTTTTCTTTGCACGATCAGCAAGGAAGAAAACGAAAAATATACAAACGAGACTATCAATACATTATACAATAAATAA
- a CDS encoding acyl-CoA thioesterase, whose product MTKRKEQYNEATDLTVSHEIRIRFNETDPLGIVWHGNYITYFEDGREAFGRKHGLTYLDIGNTGYTTPIVKSKCEHKLSLRYGDVVTIETTVVDTPAAKMIYRFKIIDDKGEVACTGETVQVFLDKEGNLMLTNPPFYEEWKRKVGLLK is encoded by the coding sequence ATGACAAAAAGAAAAGAACAGTATAACGAAGCCACAGACTTAACCGTTTCGCACGAAATCAGAATTCGTTTTAACGAAACTGATCCGCTTGGAATTGTTTGGCACGGCAATTATATTACCTATTTTGAAGATGGACGAGAAGCGTTTGGACGTAAACACGGACTTACATATCTAGATATTGGAAATACAGGATATACAACGCCGATTGTAAAATCAAAATGCGAACATAAATTGTCTTTGCGCTACGGTGATGTCGTTACCATTGAAACAACAGTTGTTGATACGCCCGCTGCCAAAATGATTTATCGCTTTAAAATTATTGATGATAAAGGCGAAGTCGCTTGTACTGGAGAAACTGTTCAGGTTTTTTTAGATAAAGAAGGAAATCTAATGCTTACGAATCCGCCTTTTTATGAGGAATGGAAACGAAAAGTGGGGTTGTTGAAGTAG